A portion of the Cryptomeria japonica chromosome 5, Sugi_1.0, whole genome shotgun sequence genome contains these proteins:
- the LOC131028017 gene encoding uncharacterized protein LOC131028017 produces MEAECPVSSIEPDDGSATEMIDISLNDLQFKLAEFARVRDWDQFHSPRNLLLALVGEVGELSEIFQWKGEVERGLPNWNNSEKEHLGEELSDVLLYLVRLADICGVDLGEAALKKLKKNEVKFPVERCKISSYVYAKALKQQKLVNAD; encoded by the exons ATGGAAGCAGAATGTCCAGTGAGCAGCATAGAGCCTGATGATGGATCTGCCACTGAGATGATAGACATCAGCCTCAATGATTTGCAATTCAAGCTTGCAGAGTTTGCAAGAGTAAGAGATTGGGATCAGTTTCACAGCCCAAGGAATTTGCTTCTTGCTCTT GTGGGTGAAGTAGGGGAGCTTTCTGAGATCTTTCAGTGGAAAGGAGAAGTTGAGAGGGGGCTGCCCAACTGGAACAACTCAGAGAAGGAGCACTTGGGTGAGGAGTTGTCTGATGTGCTGCTATATTTGGTGAGGCTGGCAGACATATGTGGTGTGGATCTAGGTGAGGCAGCCTTAAAGAAACTGAAAAAAAATGAGGTCAAGTTTCCTGTGGAAAGATGCAAGATCTCTTCCTATGTCTATGCAAAAGCTCTTAAGCAGCAGAAGCTGGTGAATGCAGACTGA